One Methylocapsa sp. D3K7 DNA window includes the following coding sequences:
- a CDS encoding DUF3047 domain-containing protein — protein MGFQRHAEPDPAAARDAWAKAIEANVPHLRQHAIVAVLAASSGWIDTGVDLREGEEASLFSVGVVWLAKELGIGFDAGMALWYRIGEGTIAKSISTTTSFKAERAGRLMLIAKPPGEWLDETGLFEPGYPHTGASGALTVAVLVWSASAREGLAKLRGADESGFAAREIARLNVRVPPVPGWRHLWRLGESQIFRADSGDQQPPRICCQTARDVGILQYPVDAVLDRSTQLAWAWRADELPSKVREDSLPTHDYFSIAVEFDNGRDLTYMWSAALPEGKVFQCPLPWWDKRETHQVVRSDLAKLGAWLEEKQTILDDYERAIGGELPKRIVAVWLIAVSAFQKGKGRCSFARIRLKSSKGEVWIGP, from the coding sequence TTGGGCTTCCAAAGGCATGCCGAACCCGATCCCGCCGCCGCACGCGACGCCTGGGCCAAAGCCATCGAGGCGAACGTGCCTCACCTACGCCAACACGCGATTGTGGCGGTGCTGGCGGCCTCGTCTGGCTGGATCGACACGGGCGTTGATCTGCGGGAGGGCGAGGAGGCGAGCCTGTTTTCAGTGGGCGTAGTCTGGCTCGCGAAGGAACTCGGCATCGGTTTCGATGCCGGTATGGCCCTCTGGTATCGCATTGGCGAGGGGACCATCGCGAAGTCGATCAGCACGACAACCAGCTTCAAGGCAGAACGCGCGGGACGCTTGATGCTGATCGCCAAGCCGCCGGGCGAATGGCTCGACGAGACCGGCCTCTTTGAACCCGGCTATCCCCATACGGGAGCGAGCGGGGCGTTGACCGTCGCGGTGCTGGTTTGGTCTGCCTCTGCAAGGGAGGGATTGGCAAAGCTGCGGGGCGCGGACGAGAGCGGCTTCGCGGCCCGCGAGATTGCAAGGCTCAATGTGCGAGTCCCGCCGGTTCCCGGCTGGCGGCATCTATGGCGCCTTGGCGAAAGTCAGATTTTCCGGGCCGACTCGGGAGACCAGCAACCGCCGCGGATTTGCTGTCAAACGGCGCGCGACGTCGGCATCCTGCAGTATCCGGTCGATGCCGTGCTCGATCGCTCGACGCAGCTTGCCTGGGCATGGCGGGCGGATGAATTGCCCTCGAAAGTGCGCGAGGACTCGCTGCCGACGCATGATTATTTCTCGATCGCGGTGGAATTCGATAATGGCCGCGATCTCACCTATATGTGGAGCGCCGCCCTGCCGGAGGGCAAGGTGTTTCAATGTCCGTTGCCATGGTGGGACAAGCGGGAGACGCATCAAGTGGTGCGCTCCGATTTGGCCAAGCTGGGTGCATGGCTCGAAGAAAAACAGACCATTCTCGATGATTACGAACGGGCGATTGGCGGGGAGCTGCCCAAGCGCATCGTCGCGGTATGGCTCATCGCGGTCAGCGCTTTTCAAAAAGGCAAGGGCCGTTGCAGTTTTGCGCGGATACGGCTGAAGAGTTCCAAGGGGGAGGTTTGGATCGGTCCGTGA
- the queG gene encoding tRNA epoxyqueuosine(34) reductase QueG gives MPQAPQQLAAWLASGAAGEMDWLSSKQQRRSDPRTLWPESKSIILLGMNYGPNADPLAGLAQKSAANISVYARHRDYHDLIKGRLKLLGAWLAAEAKGAELKVFVDTAPVMEKPLAQAAGLGWAGKHSNLVSRDFGSWLFLGSIFTNLPLPPDSPETDHCGTCQACLDICPTKAFSRPYVLDARRCISYLTIEHKGHIGREFRQLIGNRVFGCDDCLAVCPWNKYAVLARETKLQAREDLCAPSLASLLRLDDAAFRVLFAGSPVKRIGFFRFTRNVLIAAGNSGDPALIPLIAAKLESASALVRAMAVWALARLVEASSFGEFERRWRPAETDAAVEAEWAAESGGRTLSAGANDVNQGHPS, from the coding sequence ATTCCGCAAGCGCCGCAACAGCTTGCCGCTTGGCTTGCCTCCGGCGCGGCAGGAGAGATGGACTGGCTGTCATCCAAGCAACAGCGGCGATCCGATCCGCGTACGCTTTGGCCAGAAAGTAAGAGCATTATCCTGCTCGGTATGAACTACGGCCCAAACGCCGATCCGCTGGCCGGGCTGGCACAAAAGTCCGCCGCGAATATCTCCGTTTACGCGCGCCATCGCGACTATCACGACCTCATCAAGGGCCGTCTGAAACTGCTCGGCGCGTGGCTCGCGGCGGAGGCTAAGGGGGCCGAACTCAAGGTTTTTGTCGATACCGCGCCGGTCATGGAAAAGCCGCTGGCCCAAGCGGCAGGCCTCGGCTGGGCCGGCAAGCACTCCAATCTCGTGTCGCGGGACTTTGGCTCCTGGCTGTTTCTGGGCTCGATTTTCACCAATTTGCCGCTCCCGCCCGACTCCCCGGAAACCGATCATTGCGGCACGTGCCAGGCCTGCCTCGATATTTGTCCGACAAAAGCCTTTTCGCGCCCCTATGTCCTCGATGCGCGCCGCTGCATTTCCTATCTGACGATTGAGCATAAGGGACATATCGGCCGCGAATTCCGGCAGCTTATCGGCAACCGCGTTTTCGGCTGTGACGACTGTCTCGCCGTCTGTCCTTGGAACAAATATGCGGTTTTGGCGCGGGAAACCAAGCTGCAAGCGCGCGAAGACCTGTGCGCGCCATCGCTCGCCAGCTTGCTGCGCCTTGACGATGCCGCCTTTCGGGTTCTTTTTGCGGGAAGTCCGGTCAAACGAATCGGTTTTTTCCGTTTCACCCGCAACGTCTTGATCGCGGCGGGCAATAGCGGCGATCCGGCGCTCATTCCGCTGATCGCGGCGAAGCTCGAAAGCGCTTCGGCGCTTGTGCGGGCGATGGCGGTCTGGGCGCTGGCCCGGCTCGTCGAGGCCAGCAGTTTCGGCGAATTTGAACGGCGCTGGCGCCCCGCCGAAACGGATGCCGCCGTCGAAGCCGAATGGGCGGCGGAGAGTGGCGGGCGGACTCTGTCAGCGGGTGCGAACGACGTGAACCAAGGCCATCCTTCATGA
- a CDS encoding glutathione S-transferase family protein, with amino-acid sequence MITLYHHPLCPQSRFVRLLLGEYAITPELIEEKPYERRRDFLLLDPSGQTPVLVEPSGLVLSGPGPIAEYFDETRGLALGRGRLLPDDPASRAEVRRVSDWFCQKFFQEVTNWLVTEKVYKRFMPREQGGGGPDMELVRAARSNIRTHLRYIGYLASHRNWLAGDRLSHADLAAAAQLSCVDFLGDVPWDENETAKTWYARIKSRPAFRSLLADRLPGISPSPVYADLDF; translated from the coding sequence ATGATCACGCTTTATCATCATCCCCTTTGCCCGCAGTCGCGTTTCGTCCGCCTGCTCCTCGGTGAATATGCGATCACCCCGGAACTCATCGAGGAAAAGCCCTACGAGCGCCGGCGGGATTTCCTGCTCCTTGATCCGTCCGGGCAGACGCCGGTTCTGGTGGAACCCTCGGGACTGGTCCTTTCGGGCCCTGGCCCGATCGCCGAATATTTCGACGAGACGCGGGGCCTCGCCTTGGGCCGGGGCCGGCTTTTGCCGGACGATCCCGCCTCGCGCGCCGAGGTGCGCCGCGTGTCCGACTGGTTTTGCCAAAAATTCTTCCAGGAAGTGACCAATTGGCTCGTCACGGAAAAGGTCTATAAGCGGTTCATGCCGCGCGAGCAGGGCGGCGGCGGGCCGGACATGGAACTCGTGCGTGCCGCGCGGTCCAATATCCGCACCCACCTGCGCTATATCGGCTATTTGGCGAGCCACCGGAATTGGCTCGCCGGGGACCGGCTATCGCATGCCGATCTTGCCGCCGCGGCGCAGCTCTCCTGCGTGGATTTCCTGGGCGATGTGCCATGGGACGAGAACGAGACGGCAAAGACCTGGTACGCACGGATAAAATCACGGCCAGCCTTCCGCTCCCTGCTGGCCGACCGGCTGCCGGGGATTTCTCCGAGCCCGGTTTACGCGGATCTCGATTTTTAG